The Amycolatopsis sp. DG1A-15b genome contains the following window.
ACCAGAGCGTCGCGAGCAGGACGTTCGACACGGCCCCGACCGGGCCGAACGGCGCCGCGAGCGCGATGGCGAAACCGGCGACCGACGCGGGGATCGCACCGGCGAAGACGTACACGCGCCCGGTGCGGCGGTGCACCGCCGGGTGCTTCTGCCGCAGCCACGGCCAGATCTGCAGCGCGCAGGTCACCATGGCGAGGGCCGCGAAGCCGATGTGCGTGACCAGTACCGGGTAGTACCAGCCGGTCGGGGCGGGGATCCGCGACTGCGCGGGATCGAGCCCGAGGTAGGGCGGCAGTGAGAAGACGAGGAAGGCGGTGACGAGCACGCCCAGCGGGAACACCCACGGGCGGCGCACCCACGGCTTCGGGCAGCGGACTTCGGTCGTCGTCATGGTTCCCCCTGGTTCGTACGGTGTATTCGAACCGTATTTCCGAGGGGGGCGACCGGCAATCGTTGCGGCTGAGGTTGGGGGAGTACCCTGAAACCGTTCTAGGTTCGATCGGTAAGTGTTCTAGTACGGAGTTCCGGTGGCCGAGGCGCCTTACCTGCGGATCGCGGCGGACCTGCGCCGCCGGATCAGCGCGGGCGAGCTGCGGCCGGGCGACCGCGTCCCGTCGACCCGGGCGCTGGTCCGCGAGTGGGGTGTCGCGATGGCGACCGCGGCGAAGGCCCTCTCCGCGCTGGGCGAGCAGGGCTGGGTGCGCGCGGTGCCGGGCAGCGGCACGGTCGTCGCCGACCGGACACCGGTCAAGCCGCCGCTGGGCCGGGACGCGCTGGTGCGCGCGGCCATCGCGCTGGCCGACGCCGAAGGCCTCGCCGCGCTGTCGATGCGGCGGCTGGCGGCCGAGCTGGGGGTCGGCCCGATGGCGCTGTACCGGCACGTGCCGGACAAGGACGAGCTGCTCCGGCTGATGGCCGACGTCGCGCTCGGGCAGGTGGAGCTGCCGGAGCCGGGCCCGGCGCGGTGGCGGCCGCGCCTCGAACTCGCTGCCCGCGCGCAGTGGCGGGCGTACCGCCGTCACCCGTGGCTGGCGCCGATCCTGCTCAATTCCCTGGTCCGCCCCCCGGTACTGGCGGCGGGTCTCCGGCTGGTCGACTGGTCGCTGCGAGCGCTGGCGGGCACCGGCCTGAAGCGGCGGGTGAAGCTGCAGGTGATCATGACGCTCAACGGCTGGGTCGGCGGCCTGGCGGTGAGCAACGCGTTCGAGGTCCAGGCGGAGCAGGACACGGGCATCACGGGCGACCAGCGCCTGCAGGCCGACATGGCGCTGCTGACGCGGTTGCTCGAATCGGGCCGGTTCCCCGCGCTGACCGAGGTGATGACCGGCGTCGAGGACGTCGGCCTCGACGAGGCGTTCGAGTTCGGGTTGCAGCGCCAGCTCGACGGGATCGCCGTGCTGCTGGGATAGGGTGGAACCGGTGTTGATCACCACGGAACGGCTCACGCTCCACGCGTGGTCCGAAGACTTCTTCGACGATCTTTTCGCACTGGCCCAGGTCCCCGAGACGGTCCGGTACGTGGGCACGGGCGAGCCGTGGAGCCACGAGTACACCCTGGCCAAGCACCGCGCGACGCTCGCACACTGGACCGAGCACGGCTTCGGCTGGTTCGCGGTATCGGCGGCGCCGGGTTCGTTCGACGGAGTGGTGTCCCTGGTGCGGCGCAACGCCACGGAGTCGGGCCTCGGCCTGCCGGCGGTGGAGATGGGCTGGTGGATCGCCTCCTCGGGCTGGGGCCGCGGCTACGCCACGGAGGCAACGACGGCGGTGCGCGACCAGGCTTTCGAGTCGCGCTGGGCGGATCGGCTGCTGGCGGTGTACGAGCCGGCGAACGAGCCGTCGGCTCGGGTGGTGGAGAAGCTCGGGTTCACGGCGCACAGCAAGTTCGTGCTGGACGGCCGGGTGGAGCAACGGGCGGTCCTGGAACGCCCGTCGGCCTGACCGGCGAGTCTCTCGGTTGTCCACAGCCTGGCCGCGTTGTGGAGAACCCCGGCCGCTCACCGGCCATTTCGCGGGGTTTGTCGCACCCCGCCGATAGACTGGACCCGGGGGGCGCCCCCGGGGCTGCTGTGTCGGGTCAAGCCCCGACGAGTCGGTCCGAGTATCGCTGACGGAGCTTGAAGATCGTGCGGGCGAGGGCGCGTTCGACCTGGCCGGCGAGGTCACTGACCTCGGCGACCGGATCTGTGGCCTCAATGTCCACTCCGGACTCGAGCGGGCTGTCGGGCCGCGGGTTCAGCCCAGCGCTGCGGCGGCCCGGCCGGCATCGCCAAGGCCGGCCGGGCCATTGCCGGTCAGGCGGACGCCGGGACCGGAACATCGCCGACCCACCGGTGCAGCGCCTCCGCCAGCCCGGCATCACCCGAGTCCGGCGTGCCCACCCAGGCGACGTGCCCGTCCGGCCGCAGCAGCACCGCGTCGGCGTCCGAAGTGGACGGACTCGCAGCGGCCATCACCGCCACCCCGTCCGACCACGCGGCGAACGACCCCGAAGCCGTCAAATCCAGTAGTACCGGCCGCCCGGTGTGCAGCAGTGCCGCCAGGTGCGTCTCCGCTCCCGACACCCGCAGCGGCACGTCCGGCGCCAACCGGCCCAGCCACGGGTGTCCGCCCGGCTCGTAACACGCGTCCAGCCCCGTGATGATCTCCGCCAGTGCGCGGTTCCCCGCCGGGTGCGCCGCCACGCGTCGCATCAGGTCCGCCCACGGCTCCGCGGCGGCTTCCTCCAGCGCCACCTGTGCCCGCGTGTTCGCCAGGATCCGCGCACCCGCCGCGTGCCGCTCGTCGTGGTAGGTGTCCAGGAGGCCCTCCGGGGCTGTTCCTCGCACTGTCGCCGCCAGCTTCCAGCCCAGGTTGAACGCGTCGTCGAGCGCGACGTTCACGCCGATCGCACCCGCCGGCGGGTGGATGTGGGCCGCGTCGCCCGCCAGCAGCACCCGGCCTTCGCGGTACCTCGAGGCCAGGCGGGCCGCGTCGCCGAAGCGGCTCAGCCAGCGGGGCGCGCGCACCTCGACGTGGCGGCCGAGCACCGCGTCCACCTGCGCCTGCAACCGCTCCAGCGTGACCGGCGTGTCCTTGTCCGACGGCGGGTCGTCCTCCCTGACCACGATCCGGACGTACCCGGGCCGGGGGATGACGAACACGCTCCGCCCGTCCGGCCCCGCCGAAGGTCCGTACGGCAGGTCGCATTCGACGTCGCCGAGCAGCGCGTACCAGCGCGCGTCCACGCCGGGGAATCCGATGCCCGCCTGTTTGCGGACGGTGCTGCGGCCGCCGTCGCAGCCGGCGAGGAAGCGTGCGCGGATCGTCCGCCCGAAACGTCCATTGTGGACCACCGTGGTGACCTCGTCCGCGGACTGGGTGAACGAGCGCAGATCGTGGCCGCGCAGGATTTCCGCGCCCAGTTCGAGTGCCCGCGCCTCCAGGACCTCTTCGACGCGGGTCTGCGGGATCCCCAGCGAGAACGGGTGATCGGTCGCCGCGCCGTCGAGCAGGAGCGGGCCGGGCAGGCCGGTCACCGGTGCGTGCGGCACCCGGTGCCCCTCGGCCACCAGTCCCTCGGCCAGGCCGCGTCGCGCCAGCAGGTCCAGGGCCCGCGCGTTCAGGTTGAAGCCGCGGCAGTACGGCGGACGCTCGGGCAGGCGTTCGACGATCGTGGTGCGGACGCCCGCCAGCGCGAGCTCCGCGGCGAGCAGCAGGCCGGCCGGGCCGGCGCCGGCGACGAGGACGTCGGTTTCGAAGTCGGACACGGTTTCCCCTCAGAAGTTTTCGGGCCACGGCAGGGACCCGGACCGGATTTCGGCGGCCGTGCGGCGCGCCCAGTCGAGCTCCGCGCGCCACGCGTGCCGGACGAACTCGACCTCGATCATGAACAGCCGCGGCGCCCCCTTGCCGACGGTCTCGGCCAGCGCCGTGTCGGCGCCGTCGATGCGTTCGGCGAGGTGACGCGCGCGTTCCTCCAGCGCGTCGGCGGCGCGGTCCGGGCCGAGCGCGCCGAGGTAGCTCACCGCCGCGACGAACTTCGGGTACTCCGCGACGGGCTCGCGGACCAGTTCGTCGAGCCAGGCGACGAACTCCTGGCGGCCGAGCTCGGTGTGCGCGTAGACCGTCCGCTCCGGCCGGTTGCCGTCCCGGACCGTCTCGACGGGCTCGATCCAGCGGTGCTTCGCCAGGGACTCCACGGTGTCGTAGAGCGACCCGGGGTTGATCTTGAACGTCGAGCCCTTGTGCCGCTCGCGCAGCGTGGACGCCATTTCGTACGGGTGCATCGGGCGTTCCAGCAGCAGGCCGAGCAAAGCCAGCGCGAGGGTGTTGCGGATCTTGCGTGACGGCAATAGTCGCTCCCTGTTAGTCGGAACCGACTATACGACGACCGTCAAGTCAGGTTGCCGACGCAGGTGCGCAGAAGATCCGCCAGGTCGCGCCGCTGCTCGGCCGACAACGTGTCGAGCATCTGCACTTCGACCTGCGTGATCAGGTCTTCGGCAGCGGCCAGCCGGGCGCGGCCCGCCGGGGTCAGCGCCACCGGGCGCGCGCGGCCGGTGCTCGCCTGCTCGGCGACGGTGACCAGCCCGGCCGACCGCAGGCCGCCGAGGACGTCTCGCAGCGACTGTCGCGTGACGAACGTGATCCGCGCGAGTTCTGCCGATGACGCGCCGGGGTGGTCGTCGAGCGCGCGCAGCACGGCGTACTGCGACATCGACAGCTCCAAGGGGCGCAGCCGGTCGGTGCAGACCTGGTTGAGTGCCTGCTGGGCACGTTTGATCAGGTAGCCGGGCCGGTCGCCGGTCGGGGCTGGACTCATGACAGGGACCTTACACAGGCTGACCGCGCCCGGAACCTGAGCGGCTAGAAGCGCGTGTGCTCCCGCCAGTGGTGGAACAGGGCCGCGTCGCCGGACACGGTGAGCCGCGGGTCGCCGGCGGCGAGGCGCCCGGTCAGCGCGAGGAGCAGGTCGGCGGCCCGGCCCTCGACGACGACGTCGGCCTCGGCGGCTTCCTGCCCGACCTCGACCCCGGCCGGGGTCCGCCGGACGAGCCAGTGGACCTCCGGTTCGGTGGCGTGGAACAGCAGCGTCTCGCCGGTGCCCCGCAACGACGTCCGGTCCAGCGCGGGGTGCTGCCGGCTCGAGAAGGTGGCCACCAGCCCCAGGCCCTCGGAGATCCCGTCCGCGGCGAGGTCGGCGTCGACGGCGTACGGCGTGCCCGTCGCGAAGGCGGCGTCCGCGCGGTGGACGACCGTTTCGTGGGTCAGCCGCCGCGTCCAGAACCCGGCACGCCGATCGGGGGTCCACGTCGACGTCGGGGTTTCGGGCCCGACCTCGGCCACCGCGGCGACGAGCCGCTGCGCACCGTCGCGCAGCCAGCCGCCGAGGGCCTCGAACGCGGGCGGGTCGTCGACCGTGACGGCCTCGAACGGCACGTAACCCGTCGGCCGGCTCGCGATGATGACGGCGGATTTGTGGTAGGCGATCCCGACGTGGCAGGTCAGCTCCCGCAGTGTCCACTCCGGACACGTCGGGACGCGCAGGCCCGGATCGGCGCCCGCGATCGCCGTGCCGAACCGGTCCGCTTCCGTGACGAGGGCGGCGGCCAGCCGATCGTGGCTCAAAGAATTCACCACGCCACCGTAGGCCGTTCGACGGTGGCCGTGGGGTCGTGATCGGCTGCCCCGAAGCCGGCCTCCGAGCAGGAATCCATGCTCACGCGGGCCGGTTCGGCCTAAACTCCCGTGGTGGAAAAAGCCATTCCGATCGACCAGGTGCTGCGCCACGCGCCCGGCGTGGACGGTCGGATCACCGTCGAGCAGCTGGCCTACGGCTTGCTGACTGCGGGACAGAGCGTCGCTCTTCGGGTGCTGTCGGACCTGGGGGCGGATCCGGCCGCGCTGGCGGACCGGTTCCGGCCACCGCCCGAACCCGACACGGAACCCTTCACCGTCGAGTCCTTCATAAGTGCGTTGGGGGAACGAAATCGCGTCGAGCTGACACCGGAGGCCCAAGCTCTGGTCGATCGCGTCCGCGACGAAAAGGACTGCACCCCGTCGCTTCTGCTGGCTCTCGCCGAGGCAGGTGTGGTGCCGGTCTCGCCGGACGAGATCCGGAACCAATTCGAGAAGTGGGGCGTGGAACCCGAGCCGCTGTTCCCGCCGGACATCCGAAAGCTGAACGTCCTGATCGCGCAGGCGCGGGAGCTCAAGCGGAGGGTCGTCGACGCGGAGCGCTACGACTACGCCTCCACCATCCGGGCCCGCGAAAAAGCAGCGATGCGCCGTCGCGCGGAACTCCTGACGGAATGGGCGGGCGAAGCCGAGCTCGTGGCCATGGTGGAAGAGATCGAGAACCTTCGCGCCACGGTCCGCCGTCTCCGCGGCTGAAGCTCAGCGCGTGCCCTGGACGTCGGCGCGGCACGCCTCGAGGAACCGGTCCCCGGCGTCGCTGATCCCGGTCAGCACCTGGTCGAGACTCTCCCGGCGCACCTCCTCGGCCCCGGCGTCGAGCTCGGCGAAGACGGCGTTCGCGCCGTTGCGGGCCGCCTTCCACAGCTCCTTGCCGCGCTTCCGCGGTTCCTCGGTGCCGAACAGTGCCACCTGGTTGTGCGCCTTGCGCAGCTCGGTGCGCCGTTCGCGCCACCGGGTTTCGATCTGCTCCCGGTCCGCAGGCAGCTTGGTGAACTCCGACCGGACCAGCTGGAACGCCTCTTCGCTCGCCGTCGACAGGCTCGCGTAGGCCCGGACGCGCTCGTCGCGCAGCCAGTTCGCGTGGTCCGCGGCCCGCTTCTGCGCTTCTGCGCGCTGGGTCGCCTTCAGCTTGCGGCCCTCGACGAACGTGTTGGTCAGCAACGTGAGCACGACCCCGCCGAGCGTGGCGCCCACGGTGATCAGCTGCGTGGTGGTCCCCGAGTCCATGGCCGGAGTATTCCGGATCGCGTGCCAGACTCAGCTCATGCTCTCCATCCAGCCCGATACCTGGACGCTCGGCGACCGCACGGTCAACCGCATCGGCTTCGGCGCGATGCGGTTGCCGCAAAACGGCCAGGCGTTCGCCGCCGACGCCGTCCCGCGCGACCGCGACCAGGCGATCGCCGTGCTGCGCCGCGCCGTCGAGCTGGGCGTCAACCACATCGACACCGCCGCGTTCTACTTCTCCCGGCTGCGGTCGGCCAACGAGCTGATCAACCGCGCGCTGGCGCCGTACCCGGACGACCTCGTCATCGCCACCAAGGTCGGCCCGGCTCGCGACCCGGCCGGCGAGTGGCTGCCCCTGGCCCGCCCGGAGCAGCTGCGCGGGCAGGTCGAAGAGAACCTGCGCCAGCTCGGCCGCGACCACCTTGACCTGGTGAACCTGCGCGTCGCCGGGCTGGATTCGATCAGCGAGCACTTCGGCGTGCTGGCCGGGTTGCGCGAGGCCGGGCTGATCCGGCACCTCGGCATCTCCAACGCGCGGCCCGCGCACCTGGCGCAGGCGCAGGCCGTCGCGCCGGTGGTGTGCGTGCAGAACGCCTACGGCCTGGGCTACCGCCGGGGACAGGACGCCTTCCTCGGCACCTGCGGCGAGCAGGGCATCGCGTTCGTGCCGTTCTTCGCGATCGCCGGCGCCGGGCGCGAGGCCGGAGCGGGCGGCGACGAGCACGAGGAGGTGCTCGCCACCGCCCGGGCGCACGGGGCGAGCCCGGCACAGGTGCGGCTGGCGTGGGCACTGCGGCGGGGGCCGCACGTGCTGGTCATCCCCGGCACCGGGACCCCTGGTCATTTGGAGGACAACGTCGCGGCCGGAGCCCTCCGGCTCACCCCGGACGAGGTGGCCCGCCTCGACGCCGTCCACCAGGCCTCACGGGAGAGGTGAGCCGAACCAGCGGGCCAGGTGGTCGTCCAGGTCCCGTTGCTCGTCGCCGACCCAGGCGACGTGGCCGTCGGGGCGCAGCAGGACGCCCGGGACGTCGAGGGCCGCGGTGGGGTCCGCGAGGTGGTCGACCCGGTCCGACCAGCCGCCGGCGGACAGGCGTCCGGTCCGGTCCAGCAGCAGGCCGCGGCCGCGGTGCAGCCGGTCGTAGAGGCGGCCCTGTTCGACGTCGATGTCGCGCAGGCGGCGGCCGAGCAGGTCGGGGCCCTCGCCGAAGTCGTAGCGGATGTCGATGGCGGTGATCTTCCCGATCAGGTAGCGGTTCACCACGTCGAGGTCCATCAGCTCGGCGAGCAGCCGCCGCGCGGCCTGCGGGCCCGGTTCGGGCGACGTCAGTTCCATCTGGGCCCGGGTGTTGTCCAGCACGGCCTCGGCGACCGGACGACGTTCGGCCGGGTAGGTGTCCAGCAGCGGTTCCGGCGCCCAGCCGCGGATCCGCGCGGCCAGTTTCCAGCCGAGGTTGAACGCGTCCTGGATGCCCAGGTTCAGCCCCTGGCCGCCGGTGGGCGGGTGGATGTGCGCCGCGTCGCCGGCCAGCAGCACCCGCCCGGCCCGGTACCGCTCGGCCAGCCGGGTGGCGTCCCCGAACCGTGACAACCAGCGCGGGGAGTGCACGCCGAAGTCGGTCCCGGCGACGGCCCGCAGCTGTTGCCGGAAATCGTCCAGGGTGGGTGGTACCGCGCGATCGCCGACGCCCGCGGCGGGGACGACGACGCTGTAGACGCCTTCGCCGACGGGCCGGAACCAGAACCGCTTGTGCGTGTCGCTGACCTCGGTCACCTTGGCGGCGATCTCCGCCGGCGGCGCACCCACCTCCATCTCACCCATCAGCGTCTCGGTCCTCGACGGCTCGCCGGGGAAGCCGATGCCGCTCAGCTTGCGCACCGTGCTGCGCGCGCCGTCGCAGCCGACGAGGTAACGCGCCCGCAGCCGTTCGCCGCCGGCCAGCTCGACGGTCACGCCGTCGTCGTCTTGCTCGAAACCGGCCACGACGCAACCGTGCCGGACCTCGGCGCCCAGCTGGATCGCGTGTTCTTCGAGGAGCCGGACAACGACCGGCTGCGGGATGCCCAGCAGGTAGGCGTGCGCGGAATCGAGGTCACGGGGCGGGGGCTTGGGGATGGCGGCGAAGAACCCGCCGGCCGGCCGCTGCCGCCCGTGCCGGAGGAGGCGGTCCAGCAGGCCGCGCATGGCCATCAGTTCGAGACTGCGGATGTGCAGCCCGACGATGCGGACGAACGACGCGGGCTCGGTGTCCTGCTCCAGGACGAGGACCCGCACGTCGTGCAGCCGCAGTTCGGCGGCCAGCGTCGCACCGGTCGGCCCGCAGCCGGCGATGATCACGTCGAACGGCTCGGTGGTGGACGGCGAAGAGTCCATGGGTGGTGCCTTTCGGGAGTGCCTTGGGGTCAGGCGCTCCCGGCGACACCTACGTCAATCGCCCGGCCGTGACTGGAGGGGGAGCACCCACATCGATCCAGCGTTCATGGGTCTCACCTCCTCGGGCGGTGTCACGGTCTCCGGCAAGCTACAAGCCCGGGCCGCACCCCGTCCAATCCTTTTGTCGCCCGCGCGACCACAGCCGGGATCAAGCCGTCGGACGTCCCGCTCCGGCGTAGTCGTCGCCGTCCCTGCGGTACGAGTGGACCTGGACCGCCTGGCCGGTCTGCGGCGCGTCGATCATCTGCTGGTTGCCGATGTAGAGGCCGACGTGGTGGATCTTCGTCGCCGGTTCACCGTAGAAGATCAGGTCGCCCAGCTGCGGGTCGGTCACGTGCGGGACGCTGCGGAACTGCGTGTCGGCCGTGCGCATCAGCTTGATCCCCGCGCTGCCGTACGCCGCCGTCGTCAGACCCGAGCAGTCGAAGCCCGGGTCGTTGCCGCCGGTGCCGTTGCCGCCCCAGATGTACGGGAGGCCGATCTTGTCGATCGCGAAGTTCACCGCGCTCAGCACCGCCGCGTTCGGCGGCGCCGAGCCCTGGCCGACCGTGCCGTAGACGTTGACCGTGGCCAGCGTGCGGTGCAGGAACAGCGGCGCCGGCTGCAGCGTGCCGACCGAGTCCCACCACACCTGGCCCTGGAACAGGTCGTGGCCGTCGGCGCACAGCGCGCGGCCCGTGGTCAGAGCGGCGTCGTCGATGTTTTGGACATCGGGCTTCCCGCCGGACGCGCTCGCCTGGTACTTGCCCCAGACCGCCGGGGACAGCTGCATCGGCCCGGCGGCGTTCGCCGTCGAGACGACCTTGTTGTAGAAGTCGCGCACCTCGATCGTGCCGAGCGGCTTGTCCAGGACGCCGGTGGTGCCGAACTGGCCGCCCCGCGCCCGGCCGTGGTCCGTGGTCACTTTTCCGACCGCGGCCAGCGTGACCCACGAAAGGTGGCACCCGGGGACGTCCTTGCTCAACTTCGTCGTCGCCTTCGCGTAGCCCACCATCGCGCGCAGCGGGACGTCGAGCCACTGGCTGGTCTTGGACGCCCAGGCGTCGAACTCGCTCGCTTCGGGCACCTTCGGGGGCGTCGAGGTCTGCGGCGGCGTGGTCGTCGGCGGCTTCGACGGTCTCGGCGACGTCGACGACGCCGGGGTGCCCGTCGCGGCGGCGTTCGTGGTCTCCTGCTGCTTCGGCGCGAGCAGGATGCCGGCCACCAGGGCGCCCGCGACGACGACCACCGCCGTGATCACGACCACGGGCTTCCGGCGGCGAGGTGCGGGCAACTCGGACGACTCGGGTGACTCGGCCGGGACGACCTCGGGCTCTTCGCTCACCGGGCCGCTCCGGTGAGCCGGTCGAGGACGAAGCCGCGCAGGCCGTCGAGGTCGGTGTCCAGCGCGACCTCGATCGGGCGGCCGGGGGTGAACTGCGGATCGTCCTCGGCGAGCCGCCGCCGGTCGACCAGGGTCTGGCCGCGCGCCGGGCCGAGGCCGCAGTCGACGTCGACCCGGTAGGTCTCGGTGTGCAGGATGCCCGGTGAGATCGCCTCGGCGACCGCGACGGCGTCGTGCATGACCATCCGGTCCTCGCCGAACACGCGCGTGTAGTGCTGCCGGTAGGTCGAGGTCAGTCCTTCGAGGGTGGCGCCGACGGGCCCCGACGACGCGAGCTTCGCCAGCCACTCGCCGTCGACGGCGCAGCGGTGCGTGAGGTCCAGCGGCACCAGCACGACCGGGACGTCCTCTTCGACCAGCACCCGCCGGGCCGCCTCGGGGTCGCTCCAGATGTTGAATTCGGCGGCGGTCGTGCTGTTGCCGAACGTCACGCCACCACCCATGATCACCAGCCGCGCGATCTTCGCTGCCGCGCCCGGGTGAGCCGCGAGCAGCGCGGCGATGTTCGTCAGCGGCCCGATCGGGGCGATGGTCACCGGTTCGTCGGACGCCTCGAGCAGGTCGAGCATCAGCCGCACGGCGTCCCGCTCCTCCAGCGGTCGGCTCGCCTCCGGCAGGGTGTAGGAGTGGCCCGACAGGCCGTCGCCGCCGTGGACCGCTTTCGCGTCACGCGGCTTGGAGTAGACGAGAGGCCGCGCCGCCCCCGCGGCCACGGGGACGTCGGTGCGGCCGAAGAGCTCCAGCAGCCGGCGAGCGTTCGACGTCGTGCGGTCGAGGGGGACGTTGCCGAAAACCGACGTCACACCCAGCAGGTCGACGTCCGGTGACAGCGCCGCCAGCGCTATCGCCAGCGCGTCGTCGACGCCCGGGTCGGTGTCGATGATCAGCTTCGTGCCCATCCCGCTCCCCTTGCCTGCGAACCCGTCCCGCACACAGGTTACGGTCACGGGCATGACGTCGATGTGGGGTGCGCCCGCACTGTCGCGGGTGCGGGCCTGGCGCCGCGCCCGGCAGGACCCGCGGCAGGCGAAGTTCCTGACCGCCGACTCGCTGCGCTGGGTGCTGCGCAACCGCGCGTACACGCCCTGGTACCTGGTCCGGTACTACCGGCTGCTCAAGTTCCGGCTCGCCAACCCGCACATCATCCTGCGGGGGATGCTCTTCCTCGGGAAGGACGTCGAGATCCACTGCCGCCCCGGCTACGGGCGGCTGGAGATCGGCCGCTGGGTCCACATCGGCGACGGCAACGCGATCCGCTGCCACGAGGGCTCGCTGCGGATCGGCGACAAGTCCGTGTTCGGCCGCCAGAACGTGATCAACTGCTACCTCGACATCGAGCTCGGCGCGGCCACACTGGTCGCCGACTGGGTGTACATCTGTGACTTCGATCACGTCATTT
Protein-coding sequences here:
- a CDS encoding nucleoside hydrolase; its protein translation is MGTKLIIDTDPGVDDALAIALAALSPDVDLLGVTSVFGNVPLDRTTSNARRLLELFGRTDVPVAAGAARPLVYSKPRDAKAVHGGDGLSGHSYTLPEASRPLEERDAVRLMLDLLEASDEPVTIAPIGPLTNIAALLAAHPGAAAKIARLVIMGGGVTFGNSTTAAEFNIWSDPEAARRVLVEEDVPVVLVPLDLTHRCAVDGEWLAKLASSGPVGATLEGLTSTYRQHYTRVFGEDRMVMHDAVAVAEAISPGILHTETYRVDVDCGLGPARGQTLVDRRRLAEDDPQFTPGRPIEVALDTDLDGLRGFVLDRLTGAAR
- a CDS encoding acyltransferase; this encodes MTSMWGAPALSRVRAWRRARQDPRQAKFLTADSLRWVLRNRAYTPWYLVRYYRLLKFRLANPHIILRGMLFLGKDVEIHCRPGYGRLEIGRWVHIGDGNAIRCHEGSLRIGDKSVFGRQNVINCYLDIELGAATLVADWVYICDFDHVISDIHVPIKDQGIVKSPVRIGPDTWLGTKVSVLKGTRIGRGSVLGAHAVVRGDIPDYSIAVGAPARVVRNREEDYAADAARREAVADMARKANKALQKTLGEQ